The window CTGTAATGGAATATGAGTTTGTTTTTTACAAACGTGTGGTCCGTTGAATTGAAGTGATCGGCGCTATTCGACTTTCACAGATGCTATAAACGTTTTTCAACGTGCTCGCCTTAAATCTTTAAAACCTTGGAAGATTTTAGCTTAAAACCTTTACTGCAAATAAGATATACTCCTACCTAGCATAATTTTCTCGCCTCTGTAAATAATGGTCAATAGGCTGATATTTTTAATAAATATGGGGAGTATATTTATTTGTAATGTGCGGAGATGGCTAGTACATGTTTAAGCCATCATTGTTTAAGTCCTTCAACCGATGCGCAGTTCTGTCTTCGGATCAAACAAAATAGCCTTTGACAAATCAAATGCCAGACGCATATTTTTGCCTGGTAAAGCCATCGCGCGCGGATGAGTGCGGCAGGTGATACGACTTTGGTTAAACCAGATAAATGCTAAGGTGTCAGGGCCAGTTGGCTCGGTTAGTTCGACTTTGCAGTCGACTTCTGTAGGGCGATAATCTTCTTCACTTTCTGAGCGGCGGGCGCTGATAGTGTCGGTCACATGTTCAGGTCGTATGCCGAGTATGATCTCGCGCTCCGCCCATTGCCCTGCTTTGAGTTGTTCTGCAAAAGAGGTCGGTAGAGGCAACAAACTCGTCTGACCTGCATGCTCTAGAGTAAATGCCAGTCCATTAGCATGCGGAACTAATTTGCCTTTTAAGAAGTTCATTGAAGGTGAGCCAATAAATCCTGCGACAAACAAATTATTAGGTTGATCGTAAATATCTTGCGGACTACCGAATTGCTGTACCACGCCATCTTTCATCACGGCGATTTTGTCGCCCAGCGTCATCGCCTCAATCTGATCATGGGTAACATAGACGATCGTCGTGCCTAGTCGTTGGTGCATCAACTTAATTTCAGCGCGCATTTCTACCCGCAGTTTTGCATCCAGATTAGAGAGCGGCTCGTCAAATAAAAACAGCGTTGGATCGCGGGCAATAGCACGACCCATGGCGACCCGTTGACGTTGTCCACCGGACAGCAAGGCTGGTTTACGATCTAGCAAGTGGGTGATTTGTAAAGTCTCGGCAACCCGCTCTACGATCTTTTTTTGTTCGTCTTTAGGTACTTTGCGTATGCCTAATCCAAACGAGATATTTTCTCTGACGGTCATGGTTGGATACAGTGCGTACGACTGAAATACCATAGCGATATCACGCGATTTGGCAGGAACATCGTTGATGCAGCGATCACCGATATAAATCTCGCCATCAGAAATAGGCTCTAAGCCGGCGATCATATTCAGTAAGGTGGATTTGCCACAACCAGAGCCACCGACTAGGATTAAAAACTCGCCATCTTGAATCTCAAGATTGATGCCCTTTAATATCTCCGCGCCGTTGGGATAGACCTTGCGTACATTGCGTATGGATAAACTTGCCATGGTTGTTTCGTTTCTTCTGAATAGATTAAATACGATTACTTTAATGTGATTGTGACCTTGTCCAACCGGTCGTCGTTATCAGGAATCAGCCTTTGACCGCGCCGGCAGTCAGCCCCCGGACGAAATATTTTCCTGCGATCAGATACAGCCCCAATGTCGGTAGTGCTGCGATAATCGCCGCTGCCATATTGACGTTATATTCCGTCACACCTGTCGAAGTATTGACCAGATTGTTTAGGGCAACGGTGACTGGTTGCGCATCAGAGCCGCCGAACACCACGCCAAATAAGAAGTCATTCCAGATCTGCGTAAACTGCCAGATAAAGCACACCATAAAAATTGGCAAGGACAAGGGGAAAATAATCCGGCGATAAATAGTCAAGAATCCTGCACCGTCGATGCGGGCAGCTTTGACCAATTCTTCTGGCACCGATACATAATAATTACGGAAAAACAGCGTTGTAAATGCCATGCCATAAATCACATGCACTAATATCAAACCCGCTGTTGTGTTGGCCAGATGCATCAGACCCAGCAAGCGCGCCATCGGTAATATCACGACCTGAAATGGGATAAAGCAACCGACCATCAAGCCCGTAAATAAAATTTCTGATCCGCGAAAGCGCCAGTGCGCTAGTACATACCCGTTCAGTGAACCGATCAGGGTGGAGATCAAGACTGCCGGTATCACCATTTTGACGGAGTTCCAAAAATACGGTGCCAGTCCATCACATTGCACACCAGTGCAGGCGGAGCCCCAAGCCTTTGCCCAGGCGGCAGTATTTGGATGCAAAGGAAAATCGAGTAAATTTCCACTCCGGATTTCATCTAGTGATTTGACTGACGTGGTGAGCATCACATACAAGGGTGCCAGGTAATACAGTGCACATAAAAATAAGAGCACGTAGATCAAGACACGACCGATATTTAGCCGCGAGCGATTGGGATTATTTGCTGCAGATGACTTAAAGGAATTAGCGACCATGGCGTGCCTCCTTTGCTTCAAGATAAATCAGGGGCACCAAGACTGCCAGTACCGTCATTAGCATCATCATCGCGGATGCAGCACCCAAACCGAGCTGACCACGGGTAAAAGAAAACTGGTACATAAAAATCGCAGGTACGTCGGAAGAGGTGCCGGGACCGCCAGCCGTCAGCGCCATGACCAGATCAAAACTCTTGATGGCAATATGCGATAACACTAGCAACACACTAAAGAACACGGGACGCAAAGAGGGGATGACGATACGCCGATAAATCGTCGGCAGGCTGGCGCCATCCACCATCGCCGCCTTCATGATGCTGTCATCAATCCCGCGCAATCCCGCTAAAAACAATGCCATCACAAATCCTGAGGATTGCCAGACGCCTGCGATGACGACGGTATAAATTGCCA of the Undibacterium sp. 5I1 genome contains:
- a CDS encoding sn-glycerol-3-phosphate ABC transporter ATP-binding protein UgpC — encoded protein: MASLSIRNVRKVYPNGAEILKGINLEIQDGEFLILVGGSGCGKSTLLNMIAGLEPISDGEIYIGDRCINDVPAKSRDIAMVFQSYALYPTMTVRENISFGLGIRKVPKDEQKKIVERVAETLQITHLLDRKPALLSGGQRQRVAMGRAIARDPTLFLFDEPLSNLDAKLRVEMRAEIKLMHQRLGTTIVYVTHDQIEAMTLGDKIAVMKDGVVQQFGSPQDIYDQPNNLFVAGFIGSPSMNFLKGKLVPHANGLAFTLEHAGQTSLLPLPTSFAEQLKAGQWAEREIILGIRPEHVTDTISARRSESEEDYRPTEVDCKVELTEPTGPDTLAFIWFNQSRITCRTHPRAMALPGKNMRLAFDLSKAILFDPKTELRIG
- a CDS encoding carbohydrate ABC transporter permease; amino-acid sequence: MVANSFKSSAANNPNRSRLNIGRVLIYVLLFLCALYYLAPLYVMLTTSVKSLDEIRSGNLLDFPLHPNTAAWAKAWGSACTGVQCDGLAPYFWNSVKMVIPAVLISTLIGSLNGYVLAHWRFRGSEILFTGLMVGCFIPFQVVILPMARLLGLMHLANTTAGLILVHVIYGMAFTTLFFRNYYVSVPEELVKAARIDGAGFLTIYRRIIFPLSLPIFMVCFIWQFTQIWNDFLFGVVFGGSDAQPVTVALNNLVNTSTGVTEYNVNMAAAIIAALPTLGLYLIAGKYFVRGLTAGAVKG